A genome region from Pseudomonas sp. N3-W includes the following:
- a CDS encoding IS110 family transposase, with translation MISWVGIDISKTNLVVWVQPQNEGFDVSNTSQGFVELIEHLSCYEVGRVLLEATGGYERRVMAALQDANFNVLRINPRRARAFAVAMGKNAKTDPIDAAVLADFAEVLHASRDKVISPEREALRELVQLREHFVQQRDDNKRRLQQAQLPTAITAIKEHIRYLQTQIKQLEKAINQSMRDLDAEKAERLISVKGIGTVATASLLVYLPELGELDRREIAALAGIAPYNDDSGNHSGKRQIFGGRARVRRALYMSCWVVIRHQADFKARYEALRERGKSAKVALIACMRILLIRLNAMLRDGTEWR, from the coding sequence ATGATTTCCTGGGTCGGCATCGATATCTCTAAAACAAACCTCGTTGTCTGGGTTCAGCCACAGAACGAAGGCTTCGACGTTTCAAACACTTCGCAAGGCTTTGTTGAACTGATCGAGCATTTGAGTTGTTACGAGGTCGGTCGGGTATTGCTGGAAGCCACTGGTGGCTATGAACGAAGGGTCATGGCGGCATTGCAAGACGCGAACTTCAACGTGCTCAGGATCAATCCTCGTCGGGCCAGGGCCTTCGCTGTAGCAATGGGCAAGAATGCCAAGACCGACCCCATCGACGCGGCTGTTCTGGCTGATTTCGCCGAAGTCCTGCACGCGTCTCGTGACAAAGTCATTTCGCCTGAACGTGAAGCCCTGCGCGAGCTGGTTCAACTGCGCGAGCACTTTGTCCAGCAGCGGGACGATAACAAACGCAGGCTTCAGCAGGCTCAGTTGCCAACTGCAATCACAGCGATCAAAGAACATATTCGTTATCTGCAAACGCAGATCAAGCAGCTCGAGAAAGCCATCAATCAAAGCATGCGCGACCTGGATGCAGAAAAAGCCGAGCGGCTGATTTCTGTTAAAGGCATCGGCACGGTGGCTACTGCCAGTTTGCTGGTTTACTTGCCCGAGCTCGGTGAGCTTGATCGCCGGGAGATTGCGGCCCTGGCGGGAATCGCACCCTACAATGACGACAGCGGCAATCACAGCGGAAAACGTCAGATCTTCGGAGGAAGAGCCCGAGTTAGACGTGCTCTCTACATGTCCTGCTGGGTCGTGATCCGCCATCAGGCAGATTTCAAGGCGCGCTATGAGGCTCTACGGGAGAGAGGCAAGAGCGCGAAAGTCGCGCTCATCGCCTGCATGCGGATACTGCTGATCAGGCTGAATGCCATGCTGCGAGACGGCACCGAATGGCGGTGA